Proteins from a single region of Trichoderma asperellum chromosome 3, complete sequence:
- a CDS encoding uncharacterized protein (EggNog:ENOG41) codes for MGASSSKAAARGAARKYPTRSPGAVPQATTKRARPQQPTPRGDGSKDNAIRADAMDPDFAPGDFSKRLHQMGIVNPNPTFSPSSTAAPNFSPESLAVPPGPLFPPAKQNTTLSALEARRRLERIADEDLEIMGREGGRRRLADMRTILDAVQLLNHGTPVADIEKRLRVTPGFLNKLGPAGVLTHIPAN; via the exons ATGGGAGCCTCTTCATCCAAAGCAGCGGCTCGCGGAGCCGCTCGCAAATATCCCACCAGATCACCTGGAGCTGTGCCTCAAGCAACCACCAAGAGAGCCAGACCTCAGCAGCCTACGCCCCGTGGAGATGGATCTAAAGACAATG CAATTCGCGCCGATGCCATGGATCCTGACTTTGCCCCCGGCGACTTCTCTAAACGCCTCCACCAGATGGGCATCGTGAACCCAAACCCTACGTTTTCGCCTTCTTCTACCGCAGCGCCCAATTTCTCACCAGAGTCACTGGCCGTACCTCCAGGACCGCTATTCCCACCGGCCAAGCAAAACACTACACTCTCTGCGCTCGAAGCACGGCGCCGTTTGGAGCGAATTGCCGATGAAGATCTTGAGATTATGGGTCGCGAGGGAGGTCGACGCCGCCTGGCCGATATGAGAACCATTCTTGATGCTGTCCAGCTCTTGAACCATGGTACTCCCGTCGCTGATATCGAGAAGCGACTGAGAGTCACCCCTGGGTTCTTGAACAAACTAGGCCCTGCTGGCGTTTTGACTCACATTCCCGCAAATTAA
- a CDS encoding uncharacterized protein (EggNog:ENOG41), whose protein sequence is MSRLAPALRLLTRQPLALRASNRSSALLATTTRRNMHVSPVLSSPPLDPVTRPHLLAEFTMKDKVVVISGGGRGLGLVQAEALLEAGAIVHCVDRLPDPTSDPDSEFSRVAKRAKEELSTSLTYHELDIRNVPELNNIFRGIADERGRLDGCLAAAGINYESPALDYTPEEADRMMSINVSGAFMTAQAAARQMVRLGTPGSICMIASMSGTIANRGMFAPAYNASKAAVIQLARSLAAEWGQYGIRVNTLSPGYILTQMLLNLFDDYPERKEQWPKENMLQRFSVPKEYRGAAVFLLSDASSFMTGSDLRIDGGHAAW, encoded by the exons ATGTCTCGTCTCGCTCCCGCTCTCAGGTTGCTAACCCGGCAACCTCTTGCACTTAGGGCCTCTAATCGTAGCAGCGCTTTACTAGCTACTACCACTCGTCGAAACATGCATGTCTCACCAGTCCTCTCATCTCCTCCCCTTGATCCGGTCACTCGGCCTCACTTGCTGGCCGAGTTCACCATGAAGGACAAAGTCGTCGTAATCAGTGGCGGTGGAAGAGGATTGGGTCTGGTACAGGCCGAAGCACTTCTTGAAGCAGGTGCTATTG TGCACTGCGTTGACAGACTGCCCGATCCCACTTCGGATCCTGATTCGGAATTCTCCCGTGTAGCCAAGCGTGCCAAGGAAGAACTGAGCACCAGTCTGACATACCACGAGCTGGACATTCGCAACGTGCCTGAATTGAACAACATCTTTAGAGGTATCGCAGATGAGAGAGGTCGCTTGGATGGCTgccttgccgctgctggaaTCAACTATGAGAGCCCGGCTCTCGATTACACTCCCGAGGAGGCTGATCGTATGATGAGCATCAATGTCTCGGGTGCTTTCATGACTGCTCAAGCCGCTGCTCGCCAGATGGTCCGACTGGGAACGCCTGGCAGCATCTGCATGATTGCCAGCATGAGCGGCACCATTGCCAACCGTGGCATGTTTGCTCC AGCATATAACGCCTCCAAGGCCGCTGTTATCCAGCTGGCCCGAAGCTTGGCCGCCGAGTGGGGCCAGTATGGCATCCGCGTTAATACTCTCTCTCCCGGGTACATCTTGACCCAGATGCTGCTGAATCTGTTCGACGACTACCCCGAGCGAAAAGAGCAGTGGCCCAAGGAGAACATGCTTCAGCGATTCAGTGTCCCCAAGGAATATCGCGGTGCTGCCGTATTCCTGCTCAGCGACGCCAGCAGCTTCATGACGGGAAGTGACCTCCGTATTGACGGTGGACATGCTGCCTGGTAA